In one Haloplanus salinus genomic region, the following are encoded:
- a CDS encoding pyridoxal phosphate-dependent aminotransferase: MDYDTPLFFHVMQYAAAADRDVIDMVSGNPDWEPPEALRDGLREYADADPDAFQYPPSDGLRELREEVAARRGVDADRIVITNGAGEANYLAMAAALERDAGDEILLTDPVYPYYPGKARMLGADPRLVPVADDGDLDVAAMREAAGPNTAAILINSPNNPTGAVYDADTVAAMIDIAEANDALLLSDEVYDHYDFSGRFESALAVDSAHAVVTNSFSKSMAITGLRVGYAVFPPHLVEAARTRHMLVNVTGARPSQVAVLRALRETGAEYYEASRDLLRKRVDAFTDALDAAGAEYLHPDGAFYVFARFEGFPGTLENVERLVDEAGVACMPGDTFGTYDEWVRFALVTPRAEEAAERLADHDF; the protein is encoded by the coding sequence TTCACGTCATGCAGTATGCGGCCGCGGCCGACCGCGACGTGATCGACATGGTGAGCGGGAACCCGGACTGGGAACCGCCCGAAGCGCTCCGGGACGGCCTGCGGGAGTACGCCGACGCCGATCCCGACGCGTTCCAGTACCCGCCGAGCGACGGTCTGCGCGAGCTCCGCGAGGAGGTCGCCGCCCGCCGCGGCGTCGACGCGGACCGCATCGTGATTACGAACGGGGCGGGCGAGGCGAACTACCTCGCCATGGCGGCGGCGCTCGAACGCGACGCCGGCGACGAGATACTGCTGACCGATCCCGTCTATCCCTACTACCCGGGGAAGGCGCGAATGCTCGGTGCCGACCCGCGTCTCGTCCCCGTCGCCGACGACGGCGACCTCGACGTGGCGGCGATGCGCGAGGCGGCGGGCCCGAACACCGCGGCCATCCTCATCAACTCCCCCAACAACCCCACCGGCGCGGTGTACGACGCCGACACCGTGGCGGCGATGATCGACATCGCAGAGGCCAACGACGCCCTCCTCCTCTCGGACGAAGTGTACGACCACTACGACTTCTCCGGCCGCTTCGAGAGCGCACTGGCCGTCGACTCCGCACACGCCGTCGTCACCAACTCCTTCTCGAAATCGATGGCGATTACGGGGCTTCGCGTCGGCTACGCGGTCTTTCCACCCCATCTCGTCGAGGCCGCGCGAACGCGACACATGCTCGTCAACGTCACCGGCGCCCGCCCGTCCCAAGTCGCCGTTCTCCGCGCGCTCCGCGAGACGGGGGCGGAGTACTACGAGGCCTCCCGTGACCTCCTGCGGAAACGCGTCGACGCCTTCACCGACGCCCTCGACGCGGCGGGAGCCGAGTATCTCCACCCCGACGGTGCCTTCTACGTCTTCGCGCGGTTCGAGGGGTTCCCCGGTACCCTGGAGAACGTCGAACGCCTCGTCGACGAGGCGGGCGTCGCCTGCATGCCCGGCGACACCTTCGGCACCTACGACGAGTGGGTGCGGTTCGCGCTCGTCACGCCGCGGGCCGAGGAAGCGGCGGAACGGCTCGCCGACCACGATTTCTAG
- a CDS encoding ArsA family ATPase, with protein sequence MSDIDVEPVDEVDDSDADADAGGAPVDHGRGPTDIDIEATTDLPEGVDAPEYVLYGGKGGVGKTTMAAATALSSAADGTATLVVSTDPAHSLSDTLDTDIPPRPTRIREDTPLWAAEIDPEAAMEEGMFGQGGIGVDDDGEASGTAPGDGAPLGGLGELGEMLGDDAVDPLMGGSMPGADEAAAMRQLLEYLDDPRFERVVIDTAPTGHTLRLLELPEMLDSMVGRLLSMREKFSGVMDGFKGMFGVGGEGQESPDLDELRDRIERLRAVLQDPSRTDFRVVMVPEEMSVVESERLVARLDEFSIPVGTVVVNRVMEDLADVADVDPAWVVSPNLGDCEFCQRRWDVQQRALRRASDLFRGHEVKRVPLLADEVRGERALRVVAACLA encoded by the coding sequence ATGAGCGATATCGACGTGGAGCCGGTCGACGAGGTGGACGACTCGGACGCGGACGCGGACGCGGGCGGCGCGCCGGTCGATCACGGCCGCGGGCCTACCGACATCGACATCGAGGCGACGACCGACCTCCCCGAGGGCGTCGACGCGCCGGAGTACGTCCTCTACGGCGGCAAGGGTGGCGTGGGGAAGACGACGATGGCGGCGGCGACGGCGCTCTCTTCCGCCGCGGACGGGACGGCGACGCTCGTGGTCTCCACCGACCCCGCCCACTCACTCTCCGACACCCTCGACACCGACATTCCGCCACGGCCGACGCGCATTCGCGAGGATACCCCGCTGTGGGCGGCCGAAATCGACCCCGAGGCGGCGATGGAAGAGGGGATGTTCGGGCAGGGTGGGATCGGCGTCGACGACGACGGCGAGGCGTCGGGAACGGCCCCTGGCGACGGCGCCCCCCTCGGTGGTCTCGGCGAACTGGGCGAGATGCTCGGCGACGACGCCGTCGATCCGCTGATGGGTGGGTCGATGCCCGGCGCCGACGAGGCGGCGGCGATGCGCCAATTGCTGGAGTATCTCGACGACCCCCGGTTCGAGCGCGTGGTGATCGACACGGCGCCGACGGGCCACACCCTCCGACTGCTCGAACTCCCCGAGATGCTCGACTCGATGGTCGGGCGCCTGCTCTCGATGCGCGAGAAGTTCTCCGGGGTGATGGACGGCTTCAAGGGCATGTTCGGCGTCGGCGGCGAGGGACAGGAATCGCCGGACCTCGACGAACTCCGCGACCGGATCGAGCGCCTGCGCGCCGTCCTCCAGGACCCGTCCCGCACCGACTTCCGGGTCGTGATGGTGCCCGAGGAGATGAGCGTCGTCGAGTCCGAACGGCTGGTTGCCCGTCTCGACGAGTTTTCCATTCCGGTCGGCACCGTCGTGGTCAACCGAGTGATGGAGGATCTCGCGGACGTGGCGGACGTGGATCCCGCGTGGGTCGTCTCGCCGAACCTCGGGGACTGCGAGTTCTGCCAGCGCCGGTGGGACGTCCAGCAGCGGGCACTCCGGCGCGCGAGCGACCTGTTCCGCGGCCACGAGGTGAAACGCGTCCCCCTGCTCGCCGACGAGGTACGCGGCGAGCGGGCGCTCCGGGTCGTCGCGGCCTGCCTAGCGTAA
- a CDS encoding SDR family oxidoreductase — protein sequence MQPKTVLITGCSSGIGRATAEAFLDEGWKVYATARNPADVETLGDRGCTIATLDVTEDDDVGRVVDRIVEEHGRIDCLVNNAGYAQFGPVEDVPVDAVHHQFDVNVYGPHRLTRAVLPHMRRRREGTIINVSSAAGRVSFPGGGAYCGSKFALEAMTDALRAEVDEYGIDAVLIEPGPVDTAFTDRAEDEIEGVERSGAYDSFYEVFEDTQAIGGGGPGAVAPERVAEEILNAASSTKPASRVPVGALARGTVLARFVPDRLRDRAFGLLDRLR from the coding sequence GTGCAACCGAAGACCGTCCTCATCACGGGCTGTTCGTCCGGTATCGGTCGTGCGACTGCGGAGGCCTTCCTCGACGAGGGCTGGAAGGTGTACGCCACGGCCCGCAACCCGGCCGACGTGGAGACGCTCGGGGACCGGGGCTGTACCATCGCCACCCTCGACGTGACCGAGGACGACGACGTCGGGCGGGTCGTCGACCGCATCGTCGAGGAACACGGCCGGATCGACTGCCTCGTCAACAACGCCGGCTACGCACAGTTCGGCCCCGTCGAGGACGTCCCGGTCGACGCCGTCCACCACCAGTTCGACGTGAACGTCTACGGCCCCCACCGCCTCACGCGGGCCGTCCTCCCGCACATGCGCCGTCGGCGCGAGGGCACGATCATCAACGTCTCCAGCGCCGCCGGCCGCGTCTCCTTCCCCGGCGGCGGCGCCTACTGTGGCTCGAAGTTCGCCCTCGAAGCCATGACCGACGCCCTCCGCGCCGAGGTGGACGAGTACGGCATCGACGCCGTCCTGATCGAACCCGGACCCGTCGACACCGCGTTCACCGACCGTGCGGAAGACGAAATCGAGGGCGTCGAACGCTCCGGCGCCTACGACTCTTTTTATGAAGTCTTCGAAGACACGCAGGCAATCGGCGGCGGCGGTCCGGGCGCCGTCGCGCCGGAGCGCGTCGCCGAGGAGATTCTGAACGCCGCGAGTTCGACCAAACCCGCCAGTCGGGTGCCCGTCGGCGCGCTCGCGCGGGGGACGGTCCTCGCGCGGTTCGTCCCCGACCGGCTCCGCGACCGGGCGTTCGGGCTGCTAGATCGGTTACGCTAG
- a CDS encoding beta-CASP ribonuclease aCPSF1, whose product MSSVDKQLEDLKAKIEDELPPGISVSDVKYEGPELVVYTRDPKEFASNGDLIRKLASKLRKRITVRPDPDVLMDVTAAREKIREVIPDDAGVTDLDFHVDTGEVVIEAEKPGMVIGRHGSTLREITKAIGWTPEVVRTPPIESATVSNVRNFLKQEREERRDILERVGRQIHREEMADEQWVRITTLGCCREVGRASFILSTAETRVLVDCGDKPGAEGEVPYLQVPEAAPLNSLDAVVLTHAHLDHSALIPLLFKYGYDGPIYCTEPTRDLMGLLTLDYLDVAAKEGRTPPYESEMVREAIKHTVPLEYGDVTDIAPDVKLTFHNAGHILGSAVSHFHIGDGLYNVAFSGDIHYEDTRLFNGAVNDFPRVETLVLESTYGGRNDYQTDQEDSERNLLDIISDTHEKGGKVVVPAFAVGRSQEIMLVLEEAMRSGKIPRMPVHLDGMIWEATAIHTTYPEYLRDDLRDRIFHEDENPFLAEEFNHIDAGEDERQEVTDGDPAIILSTSGMVTGGPIMSWLRHLGPDPDSTLVFVGYQAQGTLGRRIQNGWDEIPMNDRGNGRGGRGNTLSLKMDVETVDGFSGHADRQGLENFVKTMNPRPEKVLCVHGDERSVQDLSSALYHDYNMRTFAPKNLETFRFK is encoded by the coding sequence ATGAGCTCCGTAGACAAGCAACTCGAGGACCTGAAAGCAAAGATCGAAGACGAACTCCCCCCGGGCATCTCCGTTTCGGACGTGAAATACGAGGGACCGGAACTGGTCGTGTACACGCGCGATCCGAAGGAGTTCGCCAGCAACGGCGACCTGATCCGCAAACTGGCGAGCAAACTCCGCAAGCGCATCACGGTCCGTCCCGACCCCGACGTGTTGATGGACGTGACCGCGGCACGCGAGAAGATTCGCGAGGTGATCCCCGACGACGCGGGCGTCACGGACCTGGATTTCCACGTCGACACCGGCGAAGTCGTCATCGAAGCCGAGAAGCCGGGGATGGTGATCGGCCGCCACGGATCGACGCTCCGCGAGATAACGAAAGCCATCGGCTGGACGCCCGAGGTGGTGCGGACGCCCCCCATCGAATCCGCCACCGTCTCGAACGTCCGCAATTTCCTGAAGCAGGAGCGCGAGGAACGCCGCGACATCCTCGAGCGCGTGGGCCGGCAGATCCACCGCGAGGAGATGGCGGACGAACAGTGGGTACGCATCACTACCCTCGGCTGCTGCCGGGAGGTCGGTCGCGCGAGCTTCATCCTCTCGACGGCGGAGACACGCGTCCTCGTCGACTGCGGCGACAAACCCGGCGCGGAAGGCGAGGTGCCGTACCTGCAGGTGCCCGAGGCGGCACCGCTGAACTCCCTCGACGCCGTCGTCCTCACGCACGCCCACCTCGACCACTCGGCGCTCATCCCGCTCCTGTTCAAATACGGCTACGACGGCCCCATCTACTGCACGGAGCCGACGCGCGATCTGATGGGACTGCTCACGCTCGACTACCTCGACGTGGCCGCCAAGGAGGGGCGCACCCCGCCCTACGAGAGCGAGATGGTCCGGGAGGCGATCAAACACACCGTCCCCCTCGAATACGGCGACGTGACCGACATCGCCCCCGACGTAAAGCTCACGTTCCACAACGCGGGCCACATCCTCGGCTCCGCCGTCTCACACTTCCACATCGGGGACGGCCTCTACAACGTCGCCTTCTCGGGTGACATCCACTACGAGGACACGCGACTCTTCAACGGCGCCGTCAACGATTTCCCGCGGGTGGAGACGCTCGTCCTCGAATCGACCTACGGCGGCCGCAACGACTACCAGACCGATCAGGAGGACTCCGAGCGCAACCTGCTGGATATCATCAGCGACACCCACGAGAAAGGTGGCAAGGTCGTCGTCCCGGCGTTCGCCGTCGGGCGCTCACAGGAGATCATGCTCGTCCTCGAGGAGGCGATGCGCTCCGGAAAGATACCCCGCATGCCCGTCCACCTCGACGGCATGATCTGGGAGGCGACGGCCATCCACACGACGTATCCGGAGTATCTTCGTGACGACCTCCGAGACCGGATCTTCCACGAGGACGAGAACCCCTTCCTCGCCGAGGAGTTCAATCACATCGACGCGGGTGAGGACGAACGCCAGGAGGTCACGGACGGGGATCCGGCGATCATCCTCTCCACCTCCGGGATGGTCACCGGCGGGCCGATCATGTCGTGGCTCCGCCACCTCGGCCCCGACCCGGACTCGACGCTCGTCTTCGTCGGCTACCAGGCACAGGGAACCCTCGGCCGCCGCATCCAGAACGGCTGGGACGAGATTCCGATGAACGACCGCGGCAACGGCCGCGGCGGGCGCGGGAACACACTCTCGCTGAAGATGGACGTCGAGACGGTCGACGGCTTCTCCGGTCACGCCGACCGGCAGGGGCTGGAGAACTTCGTCAAGACGATGAATCCGCGCCCCGAGAAGGTACTCTGTGTCCACGGCGACGAGCGCTCCGTCCAGGACCTCTCTTCGGCGCTCTATCACGACTACAACATGCGGACGTTCGCGCCCAAGAACCTCGAGACGTTCCGCTTCAAGTAG
- a CDS encoding HalOD1 output domain-containing protein has protein sequence MRESPSEKPVSVDYDAESEMHLARFDPDAIAPSMAIVEAMATILDTPPTELEPLVKRVDPMALDRLVSGVDDGNDRSLKFRYLDRRVTVRSRGVVEVAPPSDGD, from the coding sequence GTGCGTGAGTCGCCGTCGGAGAAACCGGTTTCCGTCGACTACGACGCCGAGTCGGAGATGCACCTGGCGCGGTTCGACCCCGACGCAATCGCCCCGAGCATGGCCATCGTCGAGGCGATGGCGACCATTCTCGACACGCCGCCGACGGAGCTCGAACCGCTGGTGAAGCGAGTCGACCCCATGGCCCTCGACCGCCTGGTGAGCGGCGTCGACGACGGAAACGACCGGAGCCTCAAGTTTCGCTATCTCGACCGCCGTGTGACCGTCCGTAGTCGCGGCGTCGTCGAGGTGGCGCCCCCGTCCGACGGCGACTGA
- a CDS encoding endonuclease III domain-containing protein, whose translation MVEEPTENIGNGGVDAAFATGTPDTRAEAVVDALGDSYWRTAYGGRDAFPCLVRTILSQNTSDTASQPAFDDLLDRYDGEGDLATTLAAADRGTLADTIASAGLYNQKSRVIVDAAEEVVADFGGADAFDDFVRECDPAAVRDRLLDIRGVGPKTADCVLLFAGGRGGVFPVDTHVHRIARRMGLAPPDADHEAVREALEAAVPAEKCGFGHTAMIQFGREYCTARKPACLDGPEACPLHDSCERVGVSPETGAVVDPSEREPVD comes from the coding sequence ATGGTGGAGGAACCCACGGAGAACATCGGCAACGGCGGCGTCGACGCCGCGTTCGCGACCGGTACGCCCGACACCCGCGCCGAAGCCGTCGTCGACGCCCTCGGCGACAGCTACTGGCGGACGGCCTACGGCGGGCGCGACGCCTTCCCCTGTCTCGTCCGGACGATCCTGAGCCAGAACACGAGCGACACCGCCAGCCAGCCGGCGTTCGACGACCTGCTGGATCGGTACGACGGCGAGGGCGACTTGGCGACGACGCTCGCGGCTGCCGACCGTGGGACGCTCGCCGACACCATCGCCTCGGCGGGGCTGTACAACCAGAAGTCGCGGGTGATCGTCGACGCGGCCGAGGAGGTGGTCGCCGACTTCGGCGGCGCCGACGCGTTCGACGACTTCGTCCGCGAGTGCGACCCCGCCGCGGTCCGTGACCGCCTCCTCGACATCCGTGGCGTCGGGCCGAAGACCGCCGACTGTGTTCTCCTCTTCGCCGGCGGGCGCGGCGGCGTCTTCCCCGTCGACACCCACGTCCACCGCATCGCCCGGCGCATGGGTCTCGCCCCGCCCGACGCCGACCACGAGGCGGTCCGGGAAGCGCTGGAGGCGGCGGTGCCGGCGGAGAAGTGCGGCTTCGGGCACACGGCGATGATCCAGTTCGGGCGGGAGTACTGCACGGCGCGGAAGCCAGCGTGCCTCGACGGCCCGGAGGCCTGTCCCCTACACGATTCGTGCGAGCGCGTCGGTGTGTCCCCCGAGACGGGTGCAGTCGTCGACCCCTCGGAGCGGGAACCCGTCGACTGA
- a CDS encoding DUF371 domain-containing protein: protein MREVIRARGHEHVAATHESTFEVTTDDWLTPAGDCIVGIEADRAPADFDDGFVAACRDPGATVTLTLETADARAEVRARGHPDLTFESDRSAVVRTSTYVDDRTVAVGADAAATDLHRDLVAALADGAALTLSLTVE, encoded by the coding sequence ATGCGAGAAGTCATCCGGGCGCGCGGCCACGAACACGTCGCCGCGACCCACGAGAGCACGTTCGAGGTGACGACCGACGACTGGCTGACGCCGGCGGGCGACTGCATCGTCGGAATCGAGGCCGACCGGGCGCCGGCCGACTTCGACGACGGCTTCGTCGCCGCCTGCCGCGACCCCGGCGCGACGGTTACGCTGACGCTCGAAACGGCGGACGCGCGCGCCGAGGTTCGCGCCCGCGGTCACCCCGACCTCACGTTCGAGAGCGACCGGAGTGCCGTCGTCCGGACGAGTACGTACGTCGACGACCGGACCGTCGCCGTCGGTGCCGACGCCGCGGCGACCGACCTGCACCGCGACTTGGTGGCGGCGCTGGCCGACGGCGCCGCGCTCACCCTCTCACTGACCGTCGAGTGA
- a CDS encoding coiled-coil protein, translating into MVTTAEVLDEFDVSALEAENNVDLTDDQLENDSKGQLIKLAGQLRDRRNELNQMASERASKRDDLNAKTREKVDEAQEHREERDELNEQVQEHKESRNELNAKANELFDDVEEMKQDLELGDGKDLEELEEEIEQLEFRQQTEVLSAEDERELIEKIENKREEYQQRKEKLDDASELDELVEEAEEVRSEASQHHQKVTELADEAQEHHNRMIEAYREADEIRDKADEMHELFVEAQEAADRHHEDFVRVQKRLRELDKEEEQEQQDERQAEREAAKEEAEEIYQKFKEGETLDTEDLMKLQKTGLL; encoded by the coding sequence ATGGTAACAACAGCAGAAGTACTCGACGAATTCGACGTCTCGGCGCTCGAAGCGGAGAACAACGTCGACCTCACCGACGACCAGCTCGAAAACGACTCGAAGGGACAGCTCATCAAACTCGCCGGTCAGCTTCGTGACCGACGAAACGAGCTCAACCAGATGGCGTCGGAGCGCGCCTCCAAGCGCGACGACCTGAACGCCAAGACGCGGGAGAAAGTCGACGAGGCACAGGAGCACCGCGAGGAGCGCGACGAACTCAACGAGCAGGTCCAAGAGCACAAGGAGAGCCGGAACGAGCTCAACGCGAAGGCCAACGAGCTCTTCGACGATGTCGAGGAGATGAAACAGGACCTCGAACTCGGCGACGGCAAGGACCTCGAAGAACTCGAAGAGGAGATCGAACAGCTCGAGTTCCGCCAGCAGACCGAGGTCCTCTCGGCCGAGGACGAGCGCGAACTCATCGAGAAAATCGAGAACAAGCGCGAGGAGTACCAGCAGCGCAAGGAGAAACTCGACGACGCGAGCGAGCTCGACGAACTCGTCGAGGAGGCCGAGGAGGTCCGCTCCGAAGCGTCCCAGCACCACCAGAAGGTGACCGAACTCGCCGACGAAGCACAGGAACACCACAACCGAATGATCGAGGCCTACCGCGAGGCCGACGAGATCCGTGACAAGGCCGACGAGATGCACGAACTCTTCGTCGAGGCCCAGGAAGCGGCCGACCGCCACCACGAAGACTTCGTCCGCGTCCAGAAACGCCTGCGCGAACTCGACAAGGAAGAGGAGCAGGAACAGCAGGACGAGCGCCAGGCCGAACGCGAGGCCGCCAAGGAGGAGGCCGAGGAAATCTACCAGAAGTTCAAGGAAGGCGAGACCCTCGACACCGAGGACCTGATGAAGCTCCAGAAGACGGGGCTCCTGTAG
- the sppA gene encoding signal peptide peptidase SppA, with the protein MSDGGDPRRLGIVVGGGFLAAVFGIVVFVIVPGSLAELLGVLVTIGVVVLGARAAGDFADSAFPDYNVGQVAVEGPITRDGSTPGPIPGGALGATADDVVEQIERADEDDAVDALLVKLDTPGGQVVPSDDIRRAAADFDGPTVAYATDVCASGGYWIASGCDELWARRGSVVGSIGVIGSRVNVSELAEDLGVSYERFAAGKYKDAGMPLKDLSEDEREYLQGIIDGFYDDFVERVAKGRDMDPEAVRDTEARIYLGDEAHELGLVDSIGTRDDVEDHVEGLLDAEVSIREFEPERGLAARLRGGATAVAYAAGAGVASAVVGDERDFRLRF; encoded by the coding sequence GTGAGTGACGGGGGCGACCCACGACGGCTCGGTATCGTCGTCGGCGGAGGCTTCCTCGCTGCCGTCTTCGGTATCGTCGTCTTCGTTATCGTCCCCGGATCGCTCGCGGAACTGCTCGGCGTCTTAGTGACTATCGGGGTGGTCGTCCTCGGCGCGCGCGCCGCGGGCGACTTCGCGGACTCGGCCTTCCCGGATTACAACGTCGGGCAGGTGGCCGTCGAGGGACCGATCACCCGCGACGGGTCGACGCCGGGACCCATCCCCGGCGGCGCCCTCGGCGCCACCGCCGACGACGTGGTCGAACAGATCGAACGGGCCGACGAGGACGACGCCGTCGACGCCCTGTTGGTGAAACTCGACACGCCGGGCGGACAGGTCGTCCCGAGCGACGACATCCGCCGCGCGGCGGCCGACTTCGACGGCCCGACCGTCGCCTACGCCACCGACGTGTGCGCCAGCGGCGGCTACTGGATCGCGAGCGGCTGTGACGAACTCTGGGCGCGGCGAGGGAGCGTCGTCGGCAGCATCGGCGTCATCGGCTCCCGCGTGAACGTCTCGGAGTTGGCCGAGGACCTCGGCGTCTCCTACGAGCGCTTCGCCGCCGGCAAGTACAAGGACGCCGGCATGCCGCTGAAGGACCTCTCCGAGGACGAACGCGAGTACCTGCAGGGGATCATCGACGGCTTCTACGACGACTTCGTCGAACGGGTCGCCAAGGGCCGCGACATGGACCCGGAGGCCGTTCGCGACACCGAAGCGCGGATCTACCTCGGCGACGAGGCCCACGAACTCGGCCTGGTGGATTCGATCGGGACCCGCGACGACGTCGAGGACCACGTCGAGGGGCTGCTCGACGCCGAGGTGTCGATCCGCGAGTTCGAACCGGAGCGGGGACTGGCCGCCCGCCTCCGTGGCGGCGCGACGGCCGTCGCCTACGCCGCCGGTGCGGGCGTCGCGAGCGCCGTCGTCGGCGACGAGCGGGACTTTCGGCTGCGGTTCTGA
- a CDS encoding DUF373 family protein — protein MTTLVLCVDRADDIGRTVGVSMPVDGWDAVRSLVTEVGLADPEDSTVNCLLEALRVTRDLRSADEEAVVAVVSGAGDTAVNADRSVAAQVDDLLDRYAPDSAIIVTDSADDERLVPIVESRLPVDSVDRVVVRQARDIESTYYLLKQFLADEELRSTVLVPLGIGLLLLPVLLVRFSLGVALAGLASLLGAAVLYKGLAIDDHLARLPDQIRDALYSGQVSVVTYAVAVGLALVGLFLGGLAISPVADDVVLVPVMQFFYSSIPWLALAALTASAGRLLDELIDADRIPRPYLNLPFGVIALGLVVRGFAGYFLEREDVLAHLQVASVTIQPTERLALFVVTAIVVSLVGVRIAAKVAHDYPGEEETDAEAVDRP, from the coding sequence GTGACCACGCTGGTGCTGTGTGTCGACCGCGCCGACGACATCGGCCGGACCGTCGGCGTATCGATGCCGGTCGACGGGTGGGACGCGGTGCGGTCACTGGTGACGGAGGTCGGCCTCGCCGATCCGGAGGATTCGACCGTCAACTGCCTGCTCGAAGCGCTTCGGGTCACCCGTGACCTCCGGAGCGCCGACGAGGAGGCCGTCGTCGCCGTCGTCTCCGGTGCCGGCGACACCGCCGTCAACGCCGACCGTTCGGTCGCCGCACAGGTCGACGACCTGCTCGACCGCTACGCCCCCGACTCGGCGATCATCGTCACCGACAGCGCCGACGACGAGCGACTCGTCCCCATCGTCGAAAGTCGCCTGCCCGTCGACTCCGTGGACCGCGTAGTCGTCCGCCAGGCCCGCGACATCGAATCGACGTACTACCTCCTCAAACAGTTCCTCGCCGACGAGGAACTCCGATCGACCGTCCTCGTGCCGCTCGGTATCGGGCTGCTCCTCTTGCCCGTCCTGCTCGTCCGTTTCTCGCTCGGCGTGGCGCTGGCCGGCCTCGCCTCCCTGCTCGGGGCCGCGGTGCTGTATAAGGGTCTCGCCATCGACGATCACCTCGCCCGTCTGCCCGATCAGATCCGTGACGCCCTCTACTCCGGGCAGGTGTCGGTCGTCACCTACGCCGTCGCGGTCGGCCTCGCGCTCGTCGGCCTCTTTCTCGGCGGCCTCGCCATCTCCCCCGTGGCCGACGACGTCGTCCTCGTGCCGGTCATGCAGTTTTTCTACAGCAGCATCCCGTGGCTCGCGCTCGCGGCGCTCACCGCGAGCGCCGGGCGCCTGCTCGACGAACTCATCGACGCGGATCGCATCCCACGGCCGTATCTCAACCTCCCCTTCGGCGTCATCGCCCTCGGCCTCGTCGTCCGCGGGTTCGCGGGCTACTTTCTGGAGCGCGAAGACGTCTTGGCACATCTGCAGGTGGCTAGCGTCACGATTCAGCCGACCGAACGCCTGGCGCTGTTCGTCGTGACCGCGATCGTCGTCTCGCTGGTCGGCGTCCGGATTGCCGCGAAGGTAGCCCACGACTACCCGGGTGAGGAAGAGACCGACGCCGAAGCGGTCGACCGCCCGTAG
- a CDS encoding aldo/keto reductase, whose amino-acid sequence MSHQLIDGMPSLGLGTWQNTDPEECANAVATALEMGYRHVDTAQAYGNEESVGEGLSRADVPREDVFLATKVWIDQLAHDDVLASTEESLAKLGVDYVDLLYIHWPAGEYDAEDTFAAFDDLYDEGLIERLGISNFEPAQVTAAVETADAPIFANQIECHPLLPQAELRAHCADHDVAVVAYSPLARGEVFDVPELQAVAEKHGVSAAQVSLAWLREKGVTAIPKATSEAHVRDNWASRTLKLDDADVAKIDAIERRERQVDPGFAPW is encoded by the coding sequence ATGTCTCACCAACTCATCGACGGCATGCCCAGCCTCGGCCTCGGCACGTGGCAGAACACCGATCCCGAGGAGTGTGCGAACGCGGTGGCGACGGCCCTCGAGATGGGCTACCGCCACGTCGACACCGCCCAAGCGTACGGCAACGAGGAGTCGGTCGGCGAGGGCCTCTCACGGGCGGACGTCCCCCGCGAAGACGTCTTCCTCGCGACGAAGGTGTGGATCGACCAGCTCGCTCACGACGACGTGCTGGCGTCGACGGAGGAGAGTCTCGCCAAACTCGGCGTCGACTACGTCGACCTGCTCTACATCCACTGGCCGGCGGGCGAATACGACGCCGAAGACACCTTCGCCGCCTTCGACGACCTGTACGACGAGGGGCTGATCGAGCGACTCGGCATCAGTAACTTCGAGCCGGCGCAGGTGACGGCGGCAGTCGAGACGGCCGACGCACCGATCTTCGCCAACCAGATCGAATGTCACCCGCTCCTCCCGCAGGCGGAGCTTCGCGCCCACTGTGCCGACCACGACGTGGCGGTGGTGGCGTACTCGCCCCTGGCTCGCGGCGAGGTGTTCGACGTGCCCGAACTCCAGGCGGTCGCGGAGAAACACGGCGTCAGCGCGGCGCAGGTGTCGCTCGCGTGGCTCCGCGAGAAGGGCGTCACCGCCATCCCGAAGGCGACGAGCGAGGCGCACGTCCGCGACAACTGGGCGTCGCGAACCCTCAAGTTGGACGACGCGGACGTGGCGAAAATCGACGCCATCGAACGCCGGGAGCGGCAGGTCGATCCGGGCTTCGCACCCTGGTAA